The window GGGTCTGGGCCGCCGAGGCGATGGCGTCAGCGCTCGGCTGAACCCGCACATAGAACTCGGCCAGCACGTCGACGCGCATCCGGTCCTTGGTGATCAGCGCCTGCTCGTTCGAGCGCTGAACCGCGAGACGCAGGGTGTTCATATTGACCGAAATCGTCTCGTGCAGGACCGGCAGGACCAGGGCGCCGCCGTTCATGACGACCTTCTCGCCGCCAAAGCCGGTGCGGACAAAGGCCGTCTCCTTGGAGGCACGCTTGTACAGACGCGCGAAGATCAGCCCCAGGATCAACAGGGCGACAAGCCCCACGCCCGAAATGATGGCGATCTCGATGATCGAGTTCATTTAAACAGCCCCTAATCTGTAAAAGTCGTCAGACCGCCGCGTCGCGCAGCGACACGCTGGTATTGTGAATGGCGAAGTATTTGGCGCCCGCATGCCGAACCAGCAGCACGCTGCTGCCCTGCGTGAAGACGTCCGCTGCGTTGTCGGGCTCGACCATGACGTAGTGAACCTGGCCGTGCTCGTCGCGAACGCGGGCCTGGGCGGCGCTGGCCTGCGCTGCCTCGCCCGTGACGATCACCGCCACACGGCCGACCAGACTGTCGCGCGATACAGCCGAGGTCTCGTCGCGGGGCATGATCCGGGCCACACCCCGACCAAAGACGCGCGTCACCGGCAGGGCGACCGCAAAGGCCAGCGGCGCCGCCAGGAACCACGGCCCCGGCTGGCCGATGACCGCCGCGACCAACCTCTGGCCGAACAGCCCCGTCATGCCGAAGGCGAACAGGAAGACGACGACCAGCATCAGCAGCGGCAACCGCCCGACGTTGATCCAGGACAGCAGCGACGGCGTCTCGACATTGACGTCGCCGTCCAGCCCCTCGACCCCTTCGCCCACCGCCAGCCCGCCGCCCAGGCCCAGGGCCTCAACCACGCCGATCAGCAGCATCAGCACCAGGGCCGCAACAAACGGCACATTGTCCGGCGAGAGAAGGAAGACCCACATCGGCGGCGTCAGCCCTTGTCGCCAGCGCGCGCCTTGATGGCGGCCAAGCGTTCCTCGACCCGGTTGCGACGCGCCAGACCGTCCAGTTCCGCCAGCTTGGCGCCCTGTTCGCGCTCGACCCCACCCAGAGCCGGCGCGCCCTCGCGCGCCATCAGGCGATCAAAGGCACCCGTGGCGTTCTCGACACGGCGGGCCACGCTCGGCTGGTCGTCCGAACCGACGCCGCCCGTTGCAGCCCCAGCTTCGTCGGCGCCGCGCGCTCGCGCCAGCAGCATGGACTGGAAGGCCTCTTCCATCTCGCGGCGCTTGGCCATGAGCGCGGCGACATAGCCTTCCAACTCGACTTCGCGCTTGCCCGCCTCGGCCACGGTCGCTTCCAGAACGGGGACCTGGGCCTCGACGTCCAGTTGGTGTTCGACCGCCGCACGGGCTAGGTCTTCACGACCTTCACGCAGCGCCAGCTCAATCTGACCGGCCAGTTCTTCGTGGCGGCTGCTCTGCTCGGTCAACCGCTTGTTGGCCAGATGTTTGCTGGCGATGGTTCGGCCCAGTTCGGTGCGGACATCGTCCACCGCCTTGTCAATCTCGCGCAGGGTCTGCTGTACGACTGCGTCCGGCATTGCGCCTTCGATCGCGTCGATCAGCGCATGGGCGCTGCCCGAGACGATGCGGCCGACGCGCGCGCCCAATGTATCCGCCATGATCCTGATCCTTCCGTTAGCGCGCGGCCGGAGCCGCAGAGACAAGTCGCATCAAATCCGCCAGATCGGCTAGCCGACGCGAGATGACAGCAGGGTCGTAGGCCGGGGCCGTGGGCGTCACGGCCCAGCGCAACAACTGCTCGGTCATCCGGGCACCGCAATCGACCAGCCGGGCTTCATGCCGCACCAGGTCGTCCGCCGCGCCCGCCGAACCGGGGCGGGGCGCGGTCAGGGCCAAGGCCAGAAATTCCTCGGCGGCGGTCATCAGACCCATGGCTACGTCGGAGTGACGATTCAGGTCCTGTTCGATGATCCGCACAGCGCGCACCGCCGCCGCAAGTTGCTCATGACTGATGACCAGGGCCACCGGGAAGGAATCGACCGGCTCGGCCCTCTGCCGCGCCTGCCGAATCAGGCCCCGAATTTTGTCGCTGGCCGTAACCGCGCCATCCACTTCCAGCTTCGTGAGAAAGCTGGTGTCCTCATCGGAGAGCCTGACGCTCAATGGTGTGTTGAGAGAAGCCATGCCTCCTTGTATGACAATGTAGCGCACATGTAAACGCACATCGTTCTCTAGGCGAAAAACAGGCGGCGTTTAAGCCTCGGCCCGATGTGGAAATTAGCGCGCCTTGGGTGTCCCGAGCGTAGGCGCTCCGCCATGGACGATTCTCCGGACTAATTTCGCCATGGTCGGCTGAGGTCAGAAACGCGCCAACAGCGGTCATAGGGACCATGCCATAAACGCGATATTCGTTGCGCAGAAGTCGGTCCGCTTTGCGATGCGGTGCTAACTTCACTGACGTGAGCGGACACACGCGATGGTAGCGAAAAGACGCGCGCCTCACTAAAGTGGTTAGAGGGGAGCAAAAACATGAAACTGGTGTTCGGGCTCGGGGCTGACGGTCGCATCTGGCCGGAAACGGCGGAAGCCGCAGGCGATCTGGATGACGCCGTCGTCGGGCCGCACGGCCTGGTCGGCCTGATCGAATCTCAGCTCGGCCTCGGGGGACCGATCATCTCCCACCCCTCGCGCGTCGCCGCCTGGCTCAGCAAGGTGCGGGCCGCCGGCTCCGGCCGCTTCTGGGCCCAGTCCTTCGACAAGGACCCCTGGTCCACCGCCGAGACCCTGCTGGACTGGCGCGACGCCCTCGTGGACGGGGGCTGGACGGGTCAGCGCGTCGGCGCGGCCCGGATCGACGACCTGGCCGACGCCGGTCATGCCGGCGCGCCGTTGCCGCCCGGCCTGGCGGACCGGCTCGCGCTCGCCGCCCTCAGCATCGCCGACCGCCCCGGCCTGCGCATCGCCTCGCTCGCTCTGATCGAGCCTCGCGATCTGGCGCCTCCGGCCATCGCGCGTCTGCTCGATGCGTTGGAGGCGGCCGGGGTGGAGATCATTCCGCCCTCCGCCCCGACGCTCGCCGCCGCGGGATCGGACCTGCGCCGCGTTCAGGACGCCTTGGCAGGGGGTGGACGGGACGCGCTCACCGGCGACGGCTCGCTTGTCGTGATCCAGTCAGACACCGCCGTCATGGCCGCCGAGACCGTGGCGGACTGGCTGGCGTCGGGGCCCGCCGACGCCGTGATCCTTGCGCCCGACGGCGACACCGCTCTGCTGGACCGGGCGCTCAAGGCCCGGGGTCTTCCGGCGCTCGGTCTGTCCGGAGCCTCGCCCTGGCGGGGCGCCTTGCAGGTCCTGCCCTTGGCGTTCGCGACGGCATGGCAGCCCTTCGACGCCCGCGCCCTCCTCGACCTGATGATGCTTCCGCGTCCGCCCATCTCACGTTGGGCCGCCCGCCGCCTCGCGAGGACCCTGGCGGAACACCCCGGCACGGGCGGCGCCGCCTGGCTCGAGACCTGGGCGGGTCTCGAATCGCGGCTTCTCGAGCTGAATGCGGCGGAGGAAGACCCCGAGGGGAAGACCGGCCTGACACTAGCGCAGTGGCGCGCCTGGACACAGGTCGGCCAGCACGACCGGGCCGTCGGTATGCCGCTTGACGCCGTGCGCGAGATCGCAGGGCGCGTGGCCGCCTGGGCCATCCGGATCGACGGCGGCGGACAAGACCCCTTGTTGCTCGGCGTCGCCTCGGCGGCGGGAGCCCTCGTCGACGCCGCCACGCGCCTGGAGTCGCCGGTCATCCCCGCCCTGCTTCTGGAGCGTATGATCGGTCAGGTCCTGGCGGACGGCGTTTCCAACCCCGCCCACATCGCCGAGGCCGGCGCCCTGCGCGCCGTTCGGGCGCCCGGAGCGCTGTGGAGATCCGCGCCTCGGGTGATCTGG of the Brevundimonas pondensis genome contains:
- a CDS encoding PD-(D/E)XK nuclease family protein; protein product: MKLVFGLGADGRIWPETAEAAGDLDDAVVGPHGLVGLIESQLGLGGPIISHPSRVAAWLSKVRAAGSGRFWAQSFDKDPWSTAETLLDWRDALVDGGWTGQRVGAARIDDLADAGHAGAPLPPGLADRLALAALSIADRPGLRIASLALIEPRDLAPPAIARLLDALEAAGVEIIPPSAPTLAAAGSDLRRVQDALAGGGRDALTGDGSLVVIQSDTAVMAAETVADWLASGPADAVILAPDGDTALLDRALKARGLPALGLSGASPWRGALQVLPLAFATAWQPFDARALLDLMMLPRPPISRWAARRLARTLAEHPGTGGAAWLETWAGLESRLLELNAAEEDPEGKTGLTLAQWRAWTQVGQHDRAVGMPLDAVREIAGRVAAWAIRIDGGGQDPLLLGVASAAGALVDAATRLESPVIPALLLERMIGQVLADGVSNPAHIAEAGALRAVRAPGALWRSAPRVIWWGFAGPGERVAPERWDRAERAALATAGVTLETPAAASARIGAGYARVVMNAAEQMLLVRPALAGGEPTTAHPLAHQLRPLLQDAADSVFFRAERLLAEPVADLARRSISRTPVDTVDPPAGAPRWTVAADLSAALDSRVESATSLDRLFNCQMGWFAQDVLGLRRGRHAQLPETSQLFGALAHEIARRLLPAGPPPPWAEVRASALALFDELLPAMAAPLARPEHAGELAAAREQVPAAMEALVRLLHERGLEVVGAELPREGRFGDLPLTGRIDLMVRRGAEVAVLDLKWTRSDRRYVSMVADGVAVQLAVYHALARADGVVAPGGYFLLRQRRVVASAGSFLTGDPVEAVRPDDDTLRIVSQDWAAWTALARDGVLVAAGLQGSAADRPDDLGFAAPAEPCRYCDLTGLCRINVEAL
- a CDS encoding YqiJ family protein, whose amino-acid sequence is MWVFLLSPDNVPFVAALVLMLLIGVVEALGLGGGLAVGEGVEGLDGDVNVETPSLLSWINVGRLPLLMLVVVFLFAFGMTGLFGQRLVAAVIGQPGPWFLAAPLAFAVALPVTRVFGRGVARIMPRDETSAVSRDSLVGRVAVIVTGEAAQASAAQARVRDEHGQVHYVMVEPDNAADVFTQGSSVLLVRHAGAKYFAIHNTSVSLRDAAV
- a CDS encoding PspA/IM30 family protein, whose protein sequence is MADTLGARVGRIVSGSAHALIDAIEGAMPDAVVQQTLREIDKAVDDVRTELGRTIASKHLANKRLTEQSSRHEELAGQIELALREGREDLARAAVEHQLDVEAQVPVLEATVAEAGKREVELEGYVAALMAKRREMEEAFQSMLLARARGADEAGAATGGVGSDDQPSVARRVENATGAFDRLMAREGAPALGGVEREQGAKLAELDGLARRNRVEERLAAIKARAGDKG